Below is a window of Carassius auratus strain Wakin chromosome 50, ASM336829v1, whole genome shotgun sequence DNA.
TCTGCAGGACATTGATTTGTATATTCATACTACACGTCACCTTTTAATTAAACTGTATCTTGCAGGCGAGGGATCAGTATGATGATGCTGTGAGTTCGGGTCAGCAGGCGTTTCTGTTGGAAGAGAGCGCTGAGAGTCCTGATGTGTTCAGACTGAGTGTGGGGTGTCTGTCGGCGGGTCAGAACGCTGCTGTCACCATCATCTACATCACTGAGCTCGCTGTGCAGGCCGACCACTCGCTGCGCTTCTGTCTGCCGGCTGTACTCAACCCTCGATACACACCAGCAGGTACTGCAGCAGCTCTGACACACACTTTATTACAGGAGAGAAGCTGGTTCTGacacactctgtgtgtgtgtgtgtgtgtgtgtgtgtgtgtgcgtgtcaggTTCAGGTGCTGGTATCGTCTCAGAGATTTCATCAGGATGTGGAGCTGTTCCCTACACGCTGACTCTCAGTGTCCATGTGAGCTCTCCAAAGCCCATCTCCAAACTAGAGTCCAACTGCTCTCTGGATCCTCTAGTGTTCCTGCAGTCTGATCACACTCAGGCCACGGTACTGTGTGTCTTCATGTGTTTATCTGGATGTGTGAGCAGAGCAGTTTGAAGCATGTGTTGTTTATGTGTGCAGGTGAATCTGAGTCCTGGTCACATGTTTGATAAGGACTTTGAGCTGTTTGTGTTCTATCAGGATACCCATCAGCCCTCTGCTATAGTGGAGGCAGGAGTGACCACTGCCCCGCCAGGTACGACCTGCAGCTCACTGGCGTTATGGGATTGAGTGACCAAGCTGTCACTGACTctctatttctttatttcaggCTCTCTGATGAGAGACCCAGTGGTCATGATAAGTTTGTACCCAGAGTTCCCAGAGGACGTAAAGAAATCACTGGCAACTCGAGGtgagtttgtttttgtgattgaCAGATCAGGCAGTATGGGCAGCATGATGCATTATGGGAAAGGAGCAAAGATGCGCATTGAAAGTGCAAAGGTAATATTTAACATTCAATACATCATTTATTATCATAGAAAAAATTATGTAATCTTGGTGAAAAATTACAGAGACTAACCATTTTTTGTGCACAATTAAACCAGGaatgtgcattaagaaagtaaatagttttgttctcaagttgATTTTCTTTCCATGTCTCTCTCTAGGACACTCTGCTGTTATTGTTGAAGAGTCTGCCCATGGGATGCTACTTCAATATCTATGGATTTGGCTCTCATTTTGAGTCCTTCTTCCCGTTAGTATCTATCATTGACAGATATACAGTTTTGAAATGTGTCAGTGGAGGTGAGATGTGTTTCTGTGTATCTTTGCAGTCAGAGTGTCGTGTATAATCAGGAAACAATGGATCAGGCTCTGAAGAGAGTGAAGGAAATGAAATCAGACATGGGCGGCACAGAGATTTTAACGCCTCTAAAACACATCTACAGTCAGCGCTGTCACCCCGATCACCCCAGACAGGTACAACACCTCCGCTTACACCTGAACAATGCACTGTAACGAAGTGAAGTCAAAGATTTAAGACTGTTTTCTCTCTTCAGCTCTTCGTCTTCACTGATGGAGAGGTGGGAAACACTAAAGAGGTGCTGGACCTGGTGAAAAGTCACGCTCACTCTCACAGGTAAAGCTCTGCTGGGTTTGATCTGTGCATCATTCATATCTTCATCACTAACAGTAACAGAGCTGATCGTGTCTTCAGGTGTTTCTCGTTCGGGATTGGTGAGGGTGCGAGTGCCGCCCTCATCACAGGAATGGCCAGAGAGGGATCTGGTCACGCTCAGTTCATCACAGACACAGACCGCATGCAGCCCAAAGTAAAGCTCTTCACTGGATTTCAAAGGCACAGATGTTTCCTGGTCAAATGTCTCAatggtttctctttctcttcaaaCTATATCAGGTGATGCAGTCGCTCAGGTTTGCTCTGCAGCCCGCTGTGGTTAATATCTCTGTGGATTGGACCCTTCCAGATGGTCTTACTGTTGAAACACTGTCTCCTCCCATCAATGTGCTCTTCCAGGGTCAAAGGACACTCATTTATGCCCAACTGAAAGGAGAGGTGAGATGGTTTAAAGTTTCTTTAATGAGAATTAGAGACACGTGTCTctcatttgtttatattataaaaaaatctgtcttttctctctcttacaGAGTTCAGGAGGCTCTGAGGGAACAGTGACCGTCAAATACAGTCTTAAAGATCAACCAGTAACAAACCAGCTCCACTTCTGCCTCAAACCCACTGAGGAAACTGGGTAACACACATAGAAACATCCTGAACTGGAGTGACACAGAGTGTTTTCTTTTCTAATCCAACACATTTGCTCCATGTTTCTGCAGTCTGTCCATCCACCGGCTGGCGGCTCGGACCCTGATCCGTTCTCTGGAGCAGGAGAAGAGGTCAGGTGCTGCAGATGTTGAGGGCATCAGGAGCAGGATGGTGGAGCTCAGTGTTCAGGCAGGAGTGAGCAGTGTTCATACAGCCTTCATTGCTGTTAATAAAGACAGCAGACAGACTGTGAAAGGACCCCTGCAGCAGAGAAGAGTGCAGACATGCGGTTAGTGCATCGATTGTCACTTTTACTGTCACTTGAGTATTTGACGTTTACACTGATGTGTTTATCTCTTTAAGATTATTCAGATTTCATTCACGCACTTGCTGCGCCAATATGTGGTAAGATAAACACAATCTGTCATTTGtatgtaatgagacacattaccaGCCAAAAGTCAATTGAATTGAACTTAAGTCACACTTAAACAAATAATAAGTTATAATACAATTCGTGAAAGGGCCCCTGCTGCAGGGAAGAGTGCAGACACACATTAGTTTCTCATTGTGTCTGTATGTGAACTTATGAGGATATgtccatttttataataatttcacaACCCTGTCACATAGATTTGAGATATTTGCTGATTTCAGTTCATCAAAATCAAGGGTTCAAATTTTCCAACAGCACCAATATGTGGCAATGTCATTTTAAGcaccacattttcttcagaaaatattcaaatacagttaaaattatgatttaagaATGTCATGCCATGTAAcagtttacattttgtgtgtgtacagctcattaaaatgaatgaatttgttttttaGGGCGGAGTACAATCAACTATTGCATAGTAAGTGATAATGTCGACTGTTCTGTGCTGTCTGTCATGCCAGTGCTCCGTTTGTGTCTGTATAGTTGTGTATTTTATCTGTCTGATGCCTTTCTTAACACTTCTTAGATTATGATATTTGATATGTTGGGAACATTATGATGTGGTGAATGGTTATTTTCTATCTGTTGTGTGTGATGGTTTCTTGTGTCTCCATAACAATCAATCCCTATTCCAAACCTAATCTTGTTTGTTAGTCCTTTTGGATATTTCTGTTGTTGACTATTTCTCCAGATCTGAATCTGTTCTGACCTTTGGTTTCATTCCCCGTAGGACATCGATTCATTGTCACTAAAAGGTAAATGCAACTCAATGTAACAGTTCTGTGAAGTATGAAATGTTTTCTCAAGGCGTATTACAAAATTGGtacatttaattattgatttatcaTCCTCACCAAACCACACAACCAATGAGAGTTCAGAATGAGTATGAAAAGATTCACACAGAAGCTGATTTTGTGTTTAAAGCCAGCTAGTCAAACCGCAACGGAGTAAAACAGAAAGTAGGGCATATTCAAATGTTGAGGTACATTTATCTTGACACACATCTAAAAACCACAGCCCTCATGTATTGAGACCGTGAGATGCCACACGATAGCCAAAAACACAAGTCTGCATGAAAGAGACCGCGTGAACGGTGTAGTCTGATTCCAGAGCAGATGACTCTAATGAAGCGGTTCTTTATAGTGAATCACACATACAGCTTACAGCTTTCTGAGCTACTGAAATCAATGTAGTTACTGACTATCAGTTCATATGACAACATGTAGTAAAAAACAATCttttaagcaatttttttgtttagaattgtTGTTCAGTCTTATATAAACCAGAAAGAAAACATAAGtcatttattttatctgtttgtgttttggaaatatatttcttaactGGAATTGAAGTGGACTACTTattattcttgaaaaaaatagtATGTGAAAGGCATTATTCCATGCTTCAAACTATTATTATGCTACATTATCATGCGAGCAGCTTCTAGTTTTCATGccgaaaataaaaacatgttgcctttttaatttaaatttgaggAAAAATGTCTCAACTTTTGGCCGTTCAAATAAATCAGTCAACAAACAGATGACATGTGCCACTCAAGTTTACTTCGGAAATGTGAAATTCAATTAAACTTACAATTTCAACCCACTGTAGTTCATTGTGATTTAACAGTTTACATTTGCTATGAGCAGATTATTGAAATGTACTCGTTTTTTAGAAATGGATTGTGTAGCCTCGTGTGGTAAGATAAATCATATAGACTCTTCTTTTCAGTCTCATGTCAGTGCTGTTTTAATGCTCTGAATGTGTAcgtatgtgtgttttttgtattttccctGACAGAAAGTGTTCCACGTGTTTATCTTTTCTGATCTTATCTTTCTCTGTTTTTAGCCGCTCAACCGGTTCAGCCACCGGCATCTAAATTCAGAGAATATAAACAAGCTAAGCCTAAATCACTGCTGGGTAAGTGCACCTCaatgtaatattagttttatgaaaGAGTGAAGAATGTGACATTTGGCAAACTTATTGATTTCATTGCATTCCACAAAATAGGTTTACAAGCCTTCCCAAACCACAGCACTAAATAGAGAGCACTAAATCGCACTAACAGTTAACAAAACGTGAACTTCATTTGTTTTTAGGGAAACTGGGTCAAGCCCTGTCTCGTAATCATGGTAAGATTAATCATATTGACTTCTCTTTTcttatgtgtttatgtatttagggtgttttattttttaatgcatgttgttttttcttctgtgaTGGTGAGATCTCTTATAGCACCAGGATCTGCAAGAAATAAAAATGCAGACGCATTTCAGAGCGTTTCTTGTTTGcttattatttgtatttcttcactttttgtgcaatttttttttgacagattctAAATCGTTTAGACACTCAAGGATGATGGTTGAAGGCTGTCGTGCATCATCGGCAAGAAAGGGTGAATGAACCAGACACTGAAGTCTCCTTCACATACCAACTGACACTGTGATGTAGGGtgaatactggtaaagtgggacaATGGGTAAAGTGGGACAGTTAAGCTTAATAATTTATATCTTTACATGGATATGTTTTTTATACTAAAAATCAACACTGAGCTCATCAGTAGCAAGTATGTGCAAAAAAATTCTGTGGCTATGACATCACTTCCGGGGTGTGGCACATCATATATAATGACCTTGCAGTGAACTGTGATGGTAAGTAAAATGACATAGCATTCTGGGGTGAATAATGTTAaggtcataaaaataaaacaactcatggatcatttataattgttacatattttgttaaaGGGATGTAATGGTgaatcagaatttaaaaaaaacacattcatattAATCTTCTTGGGGTGGTTTTTATGCGATTCTGACACTGTCCCAGTTTGCCAATAGCATATTGTTAAATTGGGATAGGGTATTACTGGCAAACTGGGACAGCCATTTAAGTAATTCTAATGGAGGAATAGAGTTACCTTTTTATATGTCCCTCATACATTTAGTTAGTTAGCTAGTTATTTCAACAAAGACTGACTTAAACTACGCCAGCTCTCATGCAAATCAccatgagacacacgcaattaacACTTTTCACATGCTCTCACGTCACACATCCATTTTCTAACGCACAGAAAAATTGTGAAGCAAAGAGGAccagagaccaacagactagacagagaaGGTTACTTAAGACAAAAAAATGTCAGCTCTCTCTGTTATTgaaggttattattatttatttttatttgtatgaaataCATTTAACCCAACATAAAATGTTGTGGGTTGGCGAGGGAGGGGGTGGGATGAATTTGCTGTACTTGCACCCCTTcttaaaaaaagtgatgtttatattattgttgttgttgtttatattgttgtttatattgttattgtgtgtTTAATTTATAAGGGCTATACTTGAATaacaactgaatgtgttttaagtgtcccagttttccaataaAGGTGTCCCAGTTTGACAGTTGAACCTTGAAAAATGTGGTTTGGGGTCATTGTGTGTTTGAGGAAGAGTCATCCATCCTGtgtttaatgtttctttctttgttatTGTCTATAGTACAGTAGAGCTCCTAAGCTATTTAGAATAGTATCATATGAGTGGCTAAGACATTTAgatcataataaaaaagtatgcagaatataaattatcagaaagtgtcccactttaccagtattcaCCCTACTTTATTTGTCTAGATTTATGCAGaacaaatatttcttatttgctttgatcataaatgtattttttcccttTGAGCATTTTCAGTCTTTTACTGATAAACATTGTTCTGAATCAAGTAGGAGAAACATACAATAATTTTAGAGAACTCATTGATGCTTTTAAGAATGTatttgctcagttttgctgtaGAGGCATGAATTGTCTGGTTTTCTGTCTTTATGTATAATGATTTCCAAaaacataatgttttttatactgtacaaattggATGTTGTATTCACTTACCCTAAGCATAACCATcacttacaaaaacaaacaaacaaacaaaacaagaaaaattcaTGTAGCATGattttgaaaaaattttttttttaaaactgttggATATTTCCATTATTGTGTAGACATTTGGTCCCCATAACGTAATGCATTCCAGGACAATACACAAAGTAACTGCCAAATATGAGCTTGACACAACGGctgtgtttaaaatgaaataatattcttTTAGCTCATTATGTACTAAATGTACACTGTACACTACCTACTCTGTGTATATACAGTAGAGCCCCAGAAGGATCTGTTACTGGAGCTGGTTTCTCTCCAAAAGGCGTCCGGCTGCTGGGATCTGGACGCCACACTGGCCGATGTGTTTGGGAAGACGGAGGAtgagctgaccaatcagaaaccAGCACAGGTGAGAGATGTGATGATGTCATAATAAGACACAGTGCTGACTGTGTGCAGTGTCCAGTAAGTGATGCAGTGGATGATGGTCTGTACACAGGTGGATGGGTCAGTATGGGCCACTCTCCTGGCTCTGATCTGGTTATACGGCTGTAAAATAGAGCAGCAGGTGGAGTGGCAGTTTGTGGCCATGAAGGCAGCGTCATGGATCGGCTCTCAGAAAGGTGAGATCTCCATTCCAGACCACATTCATTCAGTCAGCGTTCATCAAGAGACGTATGAGCAGATATCTTCAGTTctgatgatctgtgtgtgtgtgtgtgtgtgtgtgtttcagtgggtgatctgtctcagtgtgtgtgtgcggggaATGTCCTGCTCGGATGTCAGGTGACCAAAGAGACTCTGGGAATCTGAAGACGTCTGTGTTTCTACATCCTGATCCCTCAGAAGACAGAAGAACAGATTCTGTTACTTTAACCGTTTCTCTATTACTTGTCTCAGTGAAgttgaattaattttatttgctcAAATCTACACCAAATTCTAAATATATGAACTGCACTATCATTTGAGATTTATGCAccaaagtataataaataaatcaaatgtttccaagaataaaatacatattttttaaatgacttttcttGTATTTGTTTGTCTCTCATTGATTTACTAAAGCTGTTGATCCTCATTCAGTATACTTTCACACAACTATAGAATCATGAGTGCTAAATATGGCTTTCAATATTTCAGTATGCTTAAAAttggaaagaaattaattaatattcatgaatccaacGTAGGTACCatgcattaatattcatgaggcatGACTTTAGGAGCGTTCGATTTTAAGCAgggctgcacagaatgatcatcactgtatgacatcaaagtaccgcgagagcgatacgAGAGCACACCGATCCAATGTATTCgcatcgctctcgcggtactttgatgtcatacagtgatcattctgtgtAGCGCTGCTTAAAGTCGAACGCGCCTTTTACTATCTACTATCATTCAACGTCTTTGACCGCATTGCAAACGTTAGAGACACAGATTCAACCATTTACTTTCAATGAGTCGATCTGTGAAAGTTTAAGGCAGGTATAAAGGCAGTAGAGTCGGTGTTTGAGTTTCACTTTCGATTTGAAGAAAACCCGTATTTTCGTCCAACGGGCTTCAGAATGGAAATCTGCGGTCTTCTAACTGATAAAAATAATGCAGGTACGAATTCACTTGTTTCCTGTTTCGTAAATTAAAAAGATATATGTAGGAGAGCTTAGATGTT
It encodes the following:
- the LOC113066537 gene encoding von Willebrand factor A domain-containing protein 5A-like isoform X6 gives rise to the protein MEICGLVTQNKESVPLKSISVQVRVQDHVATVSSTLQYVNEEERPLEALFVFPLPADAAVCHFSAKIGEQEIVAEVQDKESARDQYDDAVSSGQQAFLLEESAESPDVFRLSVGCLSAGQNAAVTIIYITELAVQADHSLRFCLPAVLNPRYTPAGSGAGIVSEISSGCGAVPYTLTLSVHVSSPKPISKLESNCSLDPLVFLQSDHTQATVNLSPGHMFDKDFELFVFYQDTHQPSAIVEAGVTTAPPGSLMRDPVVMISLYPEFPEDVKKSLATRGEFVFVIDRSGSMGSMMHYGKGAKMRIESAKDTLLLLLKSLPMGCYFNIYGFGSHFESFFPQSVVYNQETMDQALKRVKEMKSDMGGTEILTPLKHIYSQRCHPDHPRQLFVFTDGEVGNTKEVLDLVKSHAHSHRCFSFGIGEGASAALITGMAREGSGHAQFITDTDRMQPKVMQSLRFALQPAVVNISVDWTLPDGLTVETLSPPINVLFQGQRTLIYAQLKGESSGGSEGTVTVKYSLKDQPVTNQLHFCLKPTEETGLSIHRLAARTLIRSLEQEKRSGAADVEGIRSRMVELSVQAGVSSVHTAFIAVNKDSRQTVKGPLQQRRVQTCDYSDFIHALAAPICGRSTINYCIPPASKFREYKQAKPKSLLGKLGQALSRNHDSKSFRHSRMMVEGCRASSARKVEPQKDLLLELVSLQKASGCWDLDATLADVFGKTEDELTNQKPAQVDGSVWATLLALIWLYGCKIEQQVEWQFVAMKAASWIGSQKVGDLSQCVCAGNVLLGCQVTKETLGI
- the LOC113066537 gene encoding von Willebrand factor A domain-containing protein 5A-like isoform X4, which produces MENYGLLSENNVPVPLKSISVQVRVQDHVATVSSTLQYVNEEERPLEALFVFPLPADAAVCHFSAKIGEQEIVAEVQDRESARDQYDDAVSSGQQTFLLEKSAESPDVFRLCVGCLSAGQDAAVTIIYITELAVQADHSLRFCLPAVLNPRYTPAGSGAGIVSEISSGCGAVPYTLTLSVHVSSPKPISKLESNSSLDPLVFLQSDHTQATVNLSPGHMFDKDFELFVFYQDTHQPSAIVEAGVTTAPPGSLMRDTVVMISLYPEFPEEVTSSLAFRGEFVFVIDRSWSMDKKMHHGTRAQKRIESAKDTLLLLLKSLPMGCYFNIYGFGSHFESFFPQSVVYNQETMDQALKRVKEMKSDMGGTEILTPLKHIYSQRCHPDHPRQLFVFTDGEVGNTKEVLDLVKSHAHSHRCFSFGIGEGASAALITGMAREGSGHAQFITDTDRMQPKVMQSLRFALQPAVVNISVDWTLPDGLTVETLSPPINVLFQGQRTLIYAQLKGESSGGSEGTVTVKYSLKDQPVTNQLHFCLKPTEETGLSIHRLAARTLIRSLEQEKRSGAADVEGIRSRMVELSVQAGVSSVHTAFIAVNKDSRQTVKGPLQQRRVQTCDYSDFIHALAAPICGRSTINYCIDIDSLSLKAAQPVQPPASKFREYKQAKPKSLLGKLGQALSRNHDSKSFRHSRMMVEGCRASSARKVEPQKDLLLELVSLQKASGCWDLDATLADVFGKTEDELTNQKPAQVDGSVWATLLALIWLYGCKIEQQVEWQFVAMKAASWIGSQKVGDLSQCVCAGNVLLGCQVTKETLGI